Proteins encoded by one window of Arabidopsis thaliana chromosome 2, partial sequence:
- the BGAL9 gene encoding beta galactosidase 9 (beta galactosidase 9 (BGAL9); FUNCTIONS IN: sugar binding, cation binding, beta-galactosidase activity, hydrolase activity, hydrolyzing O-glycosyl compounds, catalytic activity; INVOLVED IN: lactose catabolic process, using glucoside 3-dehydrogenase, carbohydrate metabolic process, lactose catabolic process via UDP-galactose, lactose catabolic process; LOCATED IN: plasma membrane, vacuole, plant-type cell wall; EXPRESSED IN: 26 plant structures; EXPRESSED DURING: 13 growth stages; CONTAINS InterPro DOMAIN/s: Glycoside hydrolase, family 35, conserved site (InterPro:IPR019801), Glycoside hydrolase, family 35 (InterPro:IPR001944), D-galactoside/L-rhamnose binding SUEL lectin (InterPro:IPR000922), Glycoside hydrolase, catalytic core (InterPro:IPR017853), Glycoside hydrolase, subgroup, catalytic core (InterPro:IPR013781), Galactose-binding domain-like (InterPro:IPR008979); BEST Arabidopsis thaliana protein match is: beta-galactosidase 8 (TAIR:AT2G28470.1); Has 2947 Blast hits to 2593 proteins in 491 species: Archae - 15; Bacteria - 1028; Metazoa - 963; Fungi - 209; Plants - 636; Viruses - 0; Other Eukaryotes - 96 (source: NCBI BLink).), translating to MAESIRTFSLQWRILSLIIALLVYFPILSGSYFKPFNVSYDHRALIIAGKRRMLVSAGIHYPRATPEMWSDLIAKSKEGGADVVQTYVFWNGHEPVKGQYNFEGRYDLVKFVKLIGSSGLYLHLRIGPYVCAEWNFGGFPVWLRDIPGIEFRTDNEPFKKEMQKFVTKIVDLMREAKLFCWQGGPIIMLQIENEYGDVEKSYGQKGKDYVKWAASMALGLGAGVPWVMCKQTDAPENIIDACNGYYCDGFKPNSRTKPVLWTEDWDGWYTKWGGSLPHRPAEDLAFAVARFYQRGGSFQNYYMYFGGTNFGRTSGGPFYITSYDYDAPLDEYGLRSEPKWGHLKDLHAAIKLCEPALVAADAPQYRKLGSKQEAHIYHGDGETGGKVCAAFLANIDEHKSAHVKFNGQSYTLPPWSVSILPDCRHVAFNTAKVGAQTSVKTVESARPSLGSMSILQKVVRQDNVSYISKSWMALKEPIGIWGENNFTFQGLLEHLNVTKDRSDYLWHKTRISVSEDDISFWKKNGPNSTVSIDSMRDVLRVFVNKQLAGSIVGHWVKAVQPVRFIQGNNDLLLLTQTVGLQNYGAFLEKDGAGFRGKAKLTGFKNGDLDLSKSSWTYQVGLKGEADKIYTVEHNEKAEWSTLETDASPSIFMWYKTYFDPPAGTDPVVLNLESMGRGQAWVNGQHIGRYWNIISQKDGCDRTCDYRGAYNSDKCTTNCGKPTQTRYHVPRSWLKPSSNLLVLFEETGGNPFKISVKTVTAGILCGQVSESHYPPLRKWSTPDYINGTMSINSVAPEVHLHCEDGHVISSIEFASYGTPRGSCDGFSIGKCHASNSLSIVSEACKGRNSCFIEVSNTAFISDPCSGTLKTLAVMSRCSPSQNMSDLSF from the exons ATGGCAGAGTCAATTCGAACTTTTTCGCTTCAATGGCGGATACTGTCACTGATCATCGCTTTACTTGTGTACTTTCCGATTCTGTCGGGAAGTTACTTTAAACCGTTCAATGTGAGCTACGATCACCGGGCTTTAATCATCGCCGGCAAGAGGCGCATGCTCGTCTCAGCTGGAATTCACTACCCTCGAGCCACTCCTGAG ATGTGGTCTGATCTCATCGCAAAGAGTAAAGAAGGTGGAGCTGATGTGGTTCAAACTTATGTGTTTTGGAATGGGCACGAGCCTGTAAAGGGTCAG TATAACTTTGAAGGAAGATATGACCTTGTCAAATTTGTGAAGCTTATTGGATCAAGTGGTCTTTATCTCCATCTACGGATAGGTCCTTATGTTTGTGCTGAGTGGAACTTTGg GGGGTTCCCAGTGTGGCTGCGGGATATTCCTGGCATTGAGTTTCGAACAGATAATGAACCTTTTAAg AAAGAGATGCAAAAGTTTGTAACAAAGATTGTGGATTTGATGCGAGAAGCAAAGCTCTTCTGTTGGCAAGGAGGTCCCATAATCATGCTGCAG ATCGAGAATGAATATGGGGATGTTGAAAAATCTTACGGGCAGAAGGGAAAGGATTACGTCAAATGGGCAGCTAGCATGGCTCTAGGGCTTGGTGCTGGAGTTCCGTGGGTTATGTGCAAACAAACGGACGCTCCAGAGAATATT ATTGATGCATGCAATGGATACTATTGTGATGGTTTTAAACCAAATTCGCGGACGAAGCCAGTACTTTGGACAGAGGATTGGGATGGATG GTACACGAAGTGGGGTGGAAGTTTGCCTCACCGACCTGCTGAAGATCTTGCATTTGCAGTTGCAAGATTTTATCAGCGTGGAGGAAgctttcaaaattattatatg TATTTTGGTGGAACAAACTTTGGTCGAACTTCTGGTGGTCCTTTCTACATTACAAGCTATGATTATGATGCTCCTCTTGATGAATATG GTCTGAGGAGCGAGCCAAAATGGGGGCATCTAAAGGACCTTCATGCTGCCATAAAACTTTGTGAACCTGCTCTTGTCGCGGCGGATGCACCTCAATATAGAAAATTGGGATCAAAGCAGGAG GCACACATTTATCATGGAGATGGTGAGACTGGAGGAAAGGTGTGCGCTGCATTTCTCGCAAACATTGATGAGCATAAATCTGCACATGTGAAATTTAATGGCCAGTCATATACTTTACCACCTTGGTCAGTGAGTATATTGCCAGACTGTCGACATGTGGCCTTCAACACTGCCAAG GTAGGAGCACAAACTTCTGTTAAAACGGTTGAGTCTGCAAGGCCATCTTTAGGTAGTATGTCTATACTGCAAAAAGTCGTGAGGCAGGATAATGTTTCTTATATCTCAAAATCATGGATGGCTCTGAAAGAACCTATTGGCATATGGGGTGAAAACAATTTCACTTTCCAAGGATTATTGGAGCATTTGAATGTTACAAAAGACCGGTCTGATTACCTGTGGCATAAGACAAG AATAAGCGTATCTGAAGATGATATCTCGTTCTGGAAGAAAAATGGACCTAACTCAACAGTGTCGATTGATAGCATGAGGGATGTGTTACGTGTGTTTGTTAACAAACAACTCGCAG GCAGTATTGTTGGTCACTGGGTGAAGGCAGTGCAGCCTGTACGATTTATACAGGGAAACAATGATTTACTTCTGTTGACTCAAACAGTTGGTTTACAG AATTATGGTGCTTTCTTGGAGAAGGATGGAGCCGGTTTTAGAGGCAAAGCTAAGCTTACTGGATTCAAGAATGGAGATTTAGACCTGTCAAAATCGTCATGGACGTATCAG GTGGGATTGAAGGGCGAGGctgataaaatatatactgtTGAACACAATGAAAAAGCTGAGTGGAGTACTTTGGAGACCGATGCTTCACCTTCGATCTTCATGTGGTACAAG ACATACTTTGACCCCCCGGCCGGAACAGATCCTGTTGTTCTTAATCTGGAAAGTATGGGAAGGGGGCAAGCTTGGGTCAATGGACAACATATTGGAAGGTATTGGAATATCATTTCCCAAAAGGATGGATGTGACAGAACCTGTGATTATCGTGGAGCCTACAATTCAGATAAGTGCACAACAAATTGTGGAAAGCCTACACAAACCAG GTACCATGTACCGCGTTCGTGGTTAAAGCCGTCAAGTAATCTACTTGTGCTCTTTGAAGAGACTGGGGGAAACCCATTTAAGATATCGGTTAAGACAGTTACTGCTGGGATTCTGTGCGGTCAAGTCTCGGAATCGCATTATCCACCTCTGCGGAAATGGTCCACACCAGATTACATAAACGGAACAATGTCGATAAACAGTGTGGCACCAGAAGTGCATCTGCATTGTGAAGATGGACATGTCATATCCTCCATAGAATTTGCTAGCTATGGGACTCCAAGAGGTAGCTGCGACGGGTTTTCTATCGGGAAATGTCATGCATCCAACTCATTATCAATCGTCTCTGAG GCTTGTAAAGGACGCAACAGCTGCTTCATCGAGGTATCAAATACTGCTTTTATCAGTGACCCATGTAGCGGAACTTTAAAGACTTTAGCGGTTATGTCACGATGTTCCCCGTCTCAAAACATGAGTGACCTCAGTTTTTAG
- the BGAL9 gene encoding beta galactosidase 9 (beta galactosidase 9 (BGAL9); FUNCTIONS IN: cation binding, sugar binding, beta-galactosidase activity, hydrolase activity, hydrolyzing O-glycosyl compounds, catalytic activity; INVOLVED IN: carbohydrate metabolic process; EXPRESSED IN: 25 plant structures; EXPRESSED DURING: 13 growth stages; CONTAINS InterPro DOMAIN/s: Glycoside hydrolase, family 35, conserved site (InterPro:IPR019801), Glycoside hydrolase, family 35 (InterPro:IPR001944), D-galactoside/L-rhamnose binding SUEL lectin (InterPro:IPR000922), Glycoside hydrolase, catalytic core (InterPro:IPR017853), Glycoside hydrolase, subgroup, catalytic core (InterPro:IPR013781), Galactose-binding domain-like (InterPro:IPR008979); BEST Arabidopsis thaliana protein match is: beta-galactosidase 8 (TAIR:AT2G28470.1).), producing MAESIRTFSLQWRILSLIIALLVYFPILSGSYFKPFNVSYDHRALIIAGKRRMLVSAGIHYPRATPEMWSDLIAKSKEGGADVVQTYVFWNGHEPVKGQYNFEGRYDLVKFVKLIGSSGLYLHLRIGPYVCAEWNFGGFPVWLRDIPGIEFRTDNEPFKKEMQKFVTKIVDLMREAKLFCWQGGPIIMLQIENEYGDVEKSYGQKGKDYVKWAASMALGLGAGVPWVMCKQTDAPENIIDACNGYYCDGFKPNSRTKPVLWTEDWDGWYTKWGGSLPHRPAEDLAFAVARFYQRGGSFQNYYMYFGGTNFGRTSGGPFYITSYDYDAPLDEYGLRSEPKWGHLKDLHAAIKLCEPALVAADAPQYRKLGSKQEAHIYHGDGETGGKVCAAFLANIDEHKSAHVKFNGQSYTLPPWSVSILPDCRHVAFNTAKVGAQTSVKTVESARPSLGSMSILQKVVRQDNVSYISKSWMALKEPIGIWGENNFTFQGLLEHLNVTKDRSDYLWHKTRISVSEDDISFWKKNGPNSTVSIDSMRDVLRVFVNKQLAGSIVGHWVKAVQPVRFIQGNNDLLLLTQTVGLQNYGAFLEKDGAGFRGKAKLTGFKNGDLDLSKSSWTYQVGLKGEADKIYTVEHNEKAEWSTLETDASPSIFMWYKTYFDPPAGTDPVVLNLESMGRGQAWVNGQHIGRYWNIISQKDGCDRTCDYRGAYNSDKCTTNCGKPTQTRYHVPRSWLKPSSNLLVLFEETGGNPFKISVKTVTAGILCGQVSESHYPPLRKWSTPDYINGTMSINSVAPEVHLHCEDGHVISSIEFASYGTPRGSCDGFSIGKCHASNSLSIVSEVKLYCLQHWQLIQSYEGI from the exons ATGGCAGAGTCAATTCGAACTTTTTCGCTTCAATGGCGGATACTGTCACTGATCATCGCTTTACTTGTGTACTTTCCGATTCTGTCGGGAAGTTACTTTAAACCGTTCAATGTGAGCTACGATCACCGGGCTTTAATCATCGCCGGCAAGAGGCGCATGCTCGTCTCAGCTGGAATTCACTACCCTCGAGCCACTCCTGAG ATGTGGTCTGATCTCATCGCAAAGAGTAAAGAAGGTGGAGCTGATGTGGTTCAAACTTATGTGTTTTGGAATGGGCACGAGCCTGTAAAGGGTCAG TATAACTTTGAAGGAAGATATGACCTTGTCAAATTTGTGAAGCTTATTGGATCAAGTGGTCTTTATCTCCATCTACGGATAGGTCCTTATGTTTGTGCTGAGTGGAACTTTGg GGGGTTCCCAGTGTGGCTGCGGGATATTCCTGGCATTGAGTTTCGAACAGATAATGAACCTTTTAAg AAAGAGATGCAAAAGTTTGTAACAAAGATTGTGGATTTGATGCGAGAAGCAAAGCTCTTCTGTTGGCAAGGAGGTCCCATAATCATGCTGCAG ATCGAGAATGAATATGGGGATGTTGAAAAATCTTACGGGCAGAAGGGAAAGGATTACGTCAAATGGGCAGCTAGCATGGCTCTAGGGCTTGGTGCTGGAGTTCCGTGGGTTATGTGCAAACAAACGGACGCTCCAGAGAATATT ATTGATGCATGCAATGGATACTATTGTGATGGTTTTAAACCAAATTCGCGGACGAAGCCAGTACTTTGGACAGAGGATTGGGATGGATG GTACACGAAGTGGGGTGGAAGTTTGCCTCACCGACCTGCTGAAGATCTTGCATTTGCAGTTGCAAGATTTTATCAGCGTGGAGGAAgctttcaaaattattatatg TATTTTGGTGGAACAAACTTTGGTCGAACTTCTGGTGGTCCTTTCTACATTACAAGCTATGATTATGATGCTCCTCTTGATGAATATG GTCTGAGGAGCGAGCCAAAATGGGGGCATCTAAAGGACCTTCATGCTGCCATAAAACTTTGTGAACCTGCTCTTGTCGCGGCGGATGCACCTCAATATAGAAAATTGGGATCAAAGCAGGAG GCACACATTTATCATGGAGATGGTGAGACTGGAGGAAAGGTGTGCGCTGCATTTCTCGCAAACATTGATGAGCATAAATCTGCACATGTGAAATTTAATGGCCAGTCATATACTTTACCACCTTGGTCAGTGAGTATATTGCCAGACTGTCGACATGTGGCCTTCAACACTGCCAAG GTAGGAGCACAAACTTCTGTTAAAACGGTTGAGTCTGCAAGGCCATCTTTAGGTAGTATGTCTATACTGCAAAAAGTCGTGAGGCAGGATAATGTTTCTTATATCTCAAAATCATGGATGGCTCTGAAAGAACCTATTGGCATATGGGGTGAAAACAATTTCACTTTCCAAGGATTATTGGAGCATTTGAATGTTACAAAAGACCGGTCTGATTACCTGTGGCATAAGACAAG AATAAGCGTATCTGAAGATGATATCTCGTTCTGGAAGAAAAATGGACCTAACTCAACAGTGTCGATTGATAGCATGAGGGATGTGTTACGTGTGTTTGTTAACAAACAACTCGCAG GCAGTATTGTTGGTCACTGGGTGAAGGCAGTGCAGCCTGTACGATTTATACAGGGAAACAATGATTTACTTCTGTTGACTCAAACAGTTGGTTTACAG AATTATGGTGCTTTCTTGGAGAAGGATGGAGCCGGTTTTAGAGGCAAAGCTAAGCTTACTGGATTCAAGAATGGAGATTTAGACCTGTCAAAATCGTCATGGACGTATCAG GTGGGATTGAAGGGCGAGGctgataaaatatatactgtTGAACACAATGAAAAAGCTGAGTGGAGTACTTTGGAGACCGATGCTTCACCTTCGATCTTCATGTGGTACAAG ACATACTTTGACCCCCCGGCCGGAACAGATCCTGTTGTTCTTAATCTGGAAAGTATGGGAAGGGGGCAAGCTTGGGTCAATGGACAACATATTGGAAGGTATTGGAATATCATTTCCCAAAAGGATGGATGTGACAGAACCTGTGATTATCGTGGAGCCTACAATTCAGATAAGTGCACAACAAATTGTGGAAAGCCTACACAAACCAG GTACCATGTACCGCGTTCGTGGTTAAAGCCGTCAAGTAATCTACTTGTGCTCTTTGAAGAGACTGGGGGAAACCCATTTAAGATATCGGTTAAGACAGTTACTGCTGGGATTCTGTGCGGTCAAGTCTCGGAATCGCATTATCCACCTCTGCGGAAATGGTCCACACCAGATTACATAAACGGAACAATGTCGATAAACAGTGTGGCACCAGAAGTGCATCTGCATTGTGAAGATGGACATGTCATATCCTCCATAGAATTTGCTAGCTATGGGACTCCAAGAGGTAGCTGCGACGGGTTTTCTATCGGGAAATGTCATGCATCCAACTCATTATCAATCGTCTCTGAGGTAAAATTATATTGCCTGCAACACTGGCAACTGATTCAATCATACGAAGGAATCTAA
- a CDS encoding Transcription elongation factor (TFIIS) family protein (Transcription elongation factor (TFIIS) family protein; INVOLVED IN: transcription; LOCATED IN: nucleus; CONTAINS InterPro DOMAIN/s: Transcription factor IIS, N-terminal (InterPro:IPR017923), Transcription elongation factor, TFIIS/CRSP70, N-terminal, sub-type (InterPro:IPR003617); BEST Arabidopsis thaliana protein match is: Transcription elongation factor (TFIIS) family protein (TAIR:AT2G33090.1); Has 75 Blast hits to 75 proteins in 13 species: Archae - 0; Bacteria - 0; Metazoa - 0; Fungi - 0; Plants - 75; Viruses - 0; Other Eukaryotes - 0 (source: NCBI BLink).), which produces MKTFYSSGQNSSSTCNKPNPLKLKKVVKACSELKKKNEEQLSHGFAVLKAKKETVFLGMKKNEDERSRVHETREMKQIGDSKSFALMRTIEKKKQSASPIQGSKNPRSGAGETGVIKKILRKPDFCCKSVPSRPPLNMKKHQPVKAFENPKTCLVLKKNSPEMLELFEMAKKSADVANAKGFLAAKEEASICVDILALLMKFSIISTAIETRRIMEKLERLTKHKDRKICNAALALLHHWRQTIRNQQQ; this is translated from the coding sequence ATGAAGACTTTTTACTCCAGCGGACAaaactcttcttctacttGCAACAAACCTAATCCCCTGAAACTGAAGAAAGTTGTTAAAGCGTGTTcggagttgaagaagaagaacgaagaGCAACTATCTCATGGTTTTGCGGTACTTAAGGCTAAGAAAGAGACTGTTTTTTTGGggatgaagaagaacgaaGATGAGAGATCTAGGGTTCATGAAACCAGAGAGATGAAACAAATTGGTGATTCCAAGTCTTTTGCATTGATGAGGACtatcgagaagaagaagcaatcgGCCTCACCAATTCAAGGTTCTAAAAACCCTAGATCCGGGGCGGGTGAAACGGGAgtgattaagaaaattttgaggAAGCCTGACTTTTGCTGCAAGTCTGTTCCATCAAGGCCTCCTCTCAACATGAAGAAGCATCAACCGGTGAAAGCatttgaaaaccctaaaacttGTCTTGTGTTGAAGAAGAACTCACCGGAGATGTTGGAGCTATTCGAGATGGCCAAGAAGTCAGCAGATGTTGCCAATGCCAAGGGATTTCTCGCAGCTAAAGAAGAGGCATCAATATGCGTCGACATACTCGCTTTACTCATGAAATTTTCCATCATCTCAACGGCTATTGAAACAAGACGGATCATGGAAAAGCTTGAGCGTCTCACAAAGCACAAAGATAGAAAGATATGCAATGCTGCATTAGCACTTCTCCACCATTGGAGGCAGACCATtagaaatcaacaacaatga
- the PHT1;5 gene encoding phosphate transporter 1;5 (phosphate transporter 1;5 (PHT1;5); FUNCTIONS IN: phosphate transmembrane transporter activity, inorganic phosphate transmembrane transporter activity; INVOLVED IN: transport, phosphate transport, transmembrane transport; LOCATED IN: integral to membrane; EXPRESSED IN: stem, stamen; EXPRESSED DURING: 4 anthesis; CONTAINS InterPro DOMAIN/s: Major facilitator superfamily (InterPro:IPR020846), General substrate transporter (InterPro:IPR005828), Phosphate permease (InterPro:IPR004738), Major facilitator superfamily, general substrate transporter (InterPro:IPR016196); BEST Arabidopsis thaliana protein match is: phosphate transporter 1;7 (TAIR:AT3G54700.1); Has 28228 Blast hits to 28118 proteins in 2102 species: Archae - 628; Bacteria - 20249; Metazoa - 1556; Fungi - 3455; Plants - 1515; Viruses - 2; Other Eukaryotes - 823 (source: NCBI BLink).) has product MAKKGKEVLNALDAAKTQMYHFTAIVIAGMGFFTDAYDLFSISLVTKLLGRIYYHVDSSKKPGTLPPNVAAAVNGVAFCGTLAGQLFFGWLGDKLGRKKVYGITLMLMVLCSLGSGLSFGHSANGVMATLCFFRFWLGFGIGGDYPLSATIMSEYANKKTRGAFIAAVFAMQGFGILAGGIVSLIVSSTFDHAFKAPTYEVDPVGSTVPQADYVWRIVLMFGAIPALLTYYWRMKMPETARYTALVARNTKQAASDMSKVLQVDLIAEEEAQSNSNSSNPNFTFGLFTREFARRHGLHLLGTTTTWFLLDIAYYSSNLFQKDIYTAIGWIPAAETMNAIHEVFTVSKAQTLIALCGTVPGYWFTVAFIDILGRFFIQLMGFIFMTIFMFALAIPYDHWRHRENRIGFLIMYSLTMFFANFGPNATTFVVPAEIFPARLRSTCHGISAASGKAGAIVGAFGFLYAAQSSDSEKTDAGYPPGIGVRNSLLMLACVNFLGIVFTLLVPESKGKSLEEISREDEEQSGGDTVVEMTVANSGRKVPV; this is encoded by the exons ATGgcgaaaaaaggaaaagaagtgTTGAACGCTTTGGACGCAGCCAAAACGCAGATGTACCATTTCACAGCGATTGTAATCGCGGGTATGGGTTTTTTCACTGATGCTTACGATCTATTTAGCATCTCCCTCGTCACGAAGCTCCTAGGCCGCATATACTACCACGTTGATAGCTCCAAGAAGCCTGGAACGCTCCCTCCTAATGTTGCTGCCGCTGTTAATGGTGTGGCCTTCTGCGGTACCTTAGCAGGCCAGCTCTTCTTCGGTTGGCTCGGTGACAAGCTCGGCCGCAAGAAAGTTTACG GTATTACCTTGATGCTCATGGTACTATGTTCTCTCGGGTCTGGTCTATCATTTGGTCACTCAGCTAACGGAGTAATGGCCACACTTTGTTTCTTCCGGTTCTGGCTCGGTTTCGGCATAGGCGGCGACTACCCTCTCTCAGCCACCATCATGTCGGAATACGCCAACAAGAAAACACGTGGCGCCTTCATAGCAGCCGTCTTCGCTATGCAAGGCTTCGGAATCTTAGCCGGAGGAATCGTGTCTCTCATCGTCTCGAGTACATTTGACCATGCCTTCAAAGCGCCCACCTACGAGGTTGATCCTGTTGGCTCCACTGTTCCTCAAGCGGATTACGTGTGGCGGATTGTGCTCATGTTTGGAGCTATCCCAGCTTTACTTACTTATTATTGGCGGATGAAAATGCCGGAAACTGCTCGGTATACCGCTCTTGTAGCTCGGAATACCAAACAAGCCGCCTCCGATATGTCTAAG GTGCTTCAAGTGGATCTaattgcagaagaagaagcacaatcaaattcaaattcatcaaaccctaatttcaccTTCGGTTTATTCACCAGAGAATTCGCTCGCCGTCACGGTCTCCACCTTCTCGGCACAACCACCACATGGTTCCTCCTAGACATCGCCTATTACAGCAGCAACCTCTTCCAAAAAGACATCTACACAGCAATCGGATGGATTCCCGCCGCCGAAACAATGAACGCAATCCACGAAGTCTTCACCGTCTCAAAAGCTCAAACCCTAATCGCTCTCTGCGGCACCGTCCCTGGTTACTGGTTCACCGTCGCATTCATCGATATACTCGGTCGATTCTTCATCCAGTTGATGGGATTTATCTTCATGACGATCTTTATGTTCGCTTTAGCGATTCCTTATGATCATTGGAGACATAGAGAGAATCGAATTGGTTTTTTGATTATGTATTCGTTGACTATGTTCTTCGCTAATTTTGGACCTAATGCGACGACGTTTGTTGTTCCTGCTGAGATATTTCCGGCGAGGTTGAGATCGACTTGTCATGGGATATCGGCGGCGAGTGGTAAGGCGGGAGCGATTGTTGGAGCGTTTGGGTTTCTTTACGCGGCGCAGAGTTCGGATTCGGAGAAGACTGATGCTGGTTATCCTCCTGGGATTGGTGTTAGGAATTCGTTGTTGATGCTTGCTTGTGTTAATTTCTTGGGGATTGTTTTTACTCTGTTGGTTCCGGAGTCTAAAGGGAAGTCTTTGGAAGAGATTTCGAGAGAAGATGAGGAACAAAGCGGCGGAGATACGGTGGTGGAGATGACTGTGGCAAATTCCGGTAGAAAAGTCCcggtttga
- the RALFL16 gene encoding RALF-like 16 (RALF-like 16 (RALFL16); CONTAINS InterPro DOMAIN/s: Rapid ALkalinization Factor (InterPro:IPR008801); BEST Arabidopsis thaliana protein match is: RALF-like 6 (TAIR:AT1G60625.1); Has 48 Blast hits to 48 proteins in 8 species: Archae - 0; Bacteria - 0; Metazoa - 0; Fungi - 0; Plants - 48; Viruses - 0; Other Eukaryotes - 0 (source: NCBI BLink).) — protein sequence MVAYEKSPIVFLFATMMLVMFLFCGSGEARTLGYGSIKGDRIPACGYKNPNSCVKQPVNHYHRGCEKITRCARDAARYTESFNVDDDESPIINLH from the coding sequence atggttgCATACGAGAAGAGTCctattgtttttctatttgcTACAATGATGcttgtaatgtttttgttttgtggaaGTGGAGAAGCAAGAACATTAGGGTACGGATCTATTAAAGGAGACCGAATTCCGGCATGTGGCTATAAAAACCCCAATTCATGTGTCAAACAACCAGTTAACCATTACCATAGAGGTTGTGAAAAAATTACCAGGTGTGCTCGTGATGCTGCTCGTTATACTGAATCCTTCAATGTCGATGACGATGAAAGTCCCATTATTAATCTCCATTGA